In one window of Temnothorax longispinosus isolate EJ_2023e chromosome 11, Tlon_JGU_v1, whole genome shotgun sequence DNA:
- the LOC139821987 gene encoding dynein axonemal heavy chain 7, whose product MESSRLEETKARKCESIKDAILIPKILDTMVEPLFSLPLDLISPKRCKRKGEALIKKTGKMQKFRDAAPHTAKRLREEKFRRFMVGLIVKPELSEKEKDVDLSDDMDINRYYYYVCNGVDTIHTVSIEDVFVEAILDLVPGSLRDKFPEFASDLILEIKEDFTKNMKKAIVEFALTDPSELDAVQKDERCIQPDSWKHIEHCREILFTDLYLINPCMRMTLEQWVRDYSQFRLINLEHVAAHEESWDLPNFHTLITRQIVANRRILKKDWYNGIQEIFLVNNRKKMVPSPLRRKQFKRFFDCAGKLMESQLLRACKRSLRDFVNYVADGKPVACRFKVSIAVVSKELAFQPSFDKFKKSLCDILEAICDAVRNFERLETQLYLDWAGPQQFLKPQISQPIVEQLKGQINQLIDRERIIPERKMAELRKYEHLYNDEELDRTEAFLLNERMKLGEYEKKIKLYHDLAGRIPIEIERTVFAGFFEVSHAPFVRAVVENVERFEGLLVHRLVDRYQNTTKK is encoded by the exons ATGGAAAGTTCTCGCTTGGAAGAAACGAAGGCACGAAAGTGCGAGTCCATCAAGGATGCGATTCTAATACCAAAGATCCTCGACACAATGGTGGAACCACTATTTTCCTTGCCATTGGACTTGATAAGTCCTAAAAGATgtaagagaaaaggagaggcGCTAATCAAGAAGACGGGAAAGATGCAAAAATTTCGTGACGCTGCACCTCACACAGCGAAACGTCTACGCGAGGAGAAGTTTCGCAG ATTTATGGTAGGTTTGATAGTGAAACCAGAGCTatcggagaaagagaaagacgtGGATCTGAGCGATGACATGGACAtcaatagatattattattatgtttgcaACGGAGTCGATACGATTCACACGGTTAGCATCGAGGATGTCTTCGTCGAGGCGATACTCGATCTGGTTCCCGGCAGCCTGCGCGATAAATTTCCCGAATTTGCCAGTGATCTGATCCTCGAGATCAAGGAAGACTTCACGAAGAACATGAAGAAGGCCATCGTCGAGTTCGCGCTTACGGATCCTTCCGAG CTTGATGCGGTTCAGAAGGATGAGCGATGTATCCAGCCGGACTCGTGGAAACACATAGAACACTGTCGCGAAATTTTGTTCACCGAtctgtatttaataaatccaTGTATGCGGATGACGCTGGAACAGTGGGTCCGCGATTACAG tcaATTTCGGCTGATTAATCTGGAGCACGTTGCCGCGCACGAAGAAAGCTGGGACCTGCCGAATTTTCATACCTTAATCACTCGTCAGATCGTTGCCAATCGGCGGATTCTGAAGAAAGACTGGTATAACGGGATTCAAGAGATATTTCTCGTG AATAACAGAAAGAAGATGGTGCCGAGCCCGTTGCGACGCAAGCAGTTCAAACGATTCTTCGATTGCGCCGGCAAGCTGATGGAGTCGCAGCTTTTAAGGGCCTGCAAGCGCTCTCTGCGGGATTTCGTTAATTACGTCGCGGACGGCAAg CCTGTAGCCTGTCGCTTTAAGGTGAGCATCGCCGTGGTCTCCAAGGAGCTCGCTTTTCAGCCATCCTTCGACAAATTCAAGAAATCACTTTGCGACATTCTCGAGGCGATATGCGACGCCGTGAGGAATTTTGAAAGATTGGAGACGCAGCTCTATCTCGATTGGGCGGGGCCTCAACAATTTCTCAAG CCGCAGATATCGCAGCCCATCGTGGAGCAGCTCAAGGGACAGATAAATCAGCTGATCGATCGCGAAAGAATAATCCCGGAGCGGAAGATGGCAGAATTGAGAAA ATACGAGCACCTCTACAACGACGAGGAGCTCGATCGGACGGAGGCTTTCTTGTTGAACGAGAGGATGAAGCTGGGGGAgtacgaaaagaaaattaaactcTATCACGATCTCGCCGGAAGAATACCAATCGAGATCGAGAGGACCGTCTTCGCGGGATTCTTCGAAGTTTCCCACGCGCCCTTCGTTAGGGCCGTGGTGGAGAATGTCGAACGTTTCGAAGGGCTTCTAGTTCATCGCCTTGTCGACCGATATCAGAATACGACAAAGAAGTGA